In Gossypium arboreum isolate Shixiya-1 chromosome 3, ASM2569848v2, whole genome shotgun sequence, the sequence TTACCATTGATTCCTATCCCCAAGTCCTGGAGACTGCAAAGGAGAAAAAAGATGTTCATAAAAGGTTCTTGCTCCTAACTTTTTAGAGGCAGTGTTCtgttgtgtatgaatatattcattttcattcattttcttGGTCATGCTAGTAATATAACTGGATCATTGCTTGCAGCAAATACAACATTGCAGATGGTATGAGGCAAATGTTTGATCCATTTGAAAGAGTTGCCCGTGCTCATCATATTTGCCCCTGCTGTGAGCGTCCTTTTTCTgctgaagaagaagatgaatttGTTAAGAAGGTTGTGAATTATGATATATAAGTTCTCTTGAGCTCATCATTGATCTTCTCTTTCTTAGATGTTTACTGATAAACTTGTCTACATTGGGGCTTGGGGGATCTGTACTTGGGACTTCCAGAGCCTTACCGCTCTTTGACCACTTAGTAATTTTTTCTGTAAACTTTCAGGGGTATTTGCTGATGTTTAAATCTTAATAGGGTGTCTATTGGTTCAGTTAGCATGAAGTTCTAAATTCTGTTGTATTTTCTTGAAAAAACTACAGCAAAGAGTCAAGGCTGCAAGTTCGGCTGAACATATGAAGGTGTTGGCAGTGGAATCATCAAATGCTGAGTCTTACTTTCAGCAGTTGGACAAGCTTCGAATGGTTTATGAGGAATATATTAAAACTGTAAAGGAGGCAATTCCTCTTGCTGAGAAAAAATTGCTTGAACTAAATGAAGAGCTGGATCAAAAGTCTCAAGCCCATGATGATGTACGTATCTGTTTCATTATATATACATCTATAATTTATTGTTACTGGTCCTACTAGTGCGACAAGGTTTAATTCCAAGTCTTTCTGAGGTCAGTTGTATATTGCTGAAAATAAGTTTAACTGAAAACATTTTCCTCAGTATACTATACTTCTGCTTCATGAAAAATAACTTGGTGTTAAATGGTTCTTTCAGGATCAGATAAtctaattttgtaattaaaataatttgcCACTTTATAGGAAGACCATTCTTCATTGTTTGTTAGTCCTTATCATCATTAGAAGTTGCTATTTCACTTTGTTATTGAACAAGAAGGAATGAGATGATGTAAGTGAAAACTCTGAAAGTCGTTATAGTAGGCTGTGAAATATGATGACACCTTTCAATCTAAAAGAATATTCCTCTTTCTtcttcaccttttttttttttcttttttcttttctatgttcCCTGAATTTCTGTATGTGTGTAGAATTTGTATACTACGCTAACTGCCAAAGAAGCAATTACTGAATTTGCTTTTCTTGGCTctgcatttaaaaataattactgATTATTTTAAGTTTTATGGTATGGTTTTAAAAATAACAGAGAACCTTTCATGATGATTGTTTAGTTTGAGCAATGCATTATTGTTTTACTATTGTTGTTTTTCTTATAGGTGTTAGGTGTTTTAGCCCAAATAAAGATGGATAAGGATTCTATTGAGTCCTTGGTGGGACCTGTTGAAACTGCTGACAGGATCTTTCAAGAAATTCAGGGTTTGCAAGCAAAAGTTGAAGGTTTGGAATATAAGTTTGACATTAGAGGGCAAGGTGGTGCTAGAACTGTGGAAGATATTCAATCGGAGCTAAACGATTTGCAAAGCAAAAGGTAACAACCATTGTTTTTCCTAACCCAAATATAGGTTGTTGAGAAGCTTGTTATCCATCTGTTTTAAGCTTTAAAATTTTGTAGAGACAATATTGACTTGTTATTGGTATTTAGCAACTTTCCTTCTCCTTATAACCAGGGACGTTTTACTTAAGGAAGTGGATGACTTAAGGACAGAACAGAGATACATGGAAAAGGATTTGCAAAGTGTTAAGACGCGTTGGCACGATATAAGGGAGAAAAAAGTCGAGGTGGCTAACACATTGCGTGATTTTAAAAAGGCGGAAGAAGAGTTGGAGCACTTGTCAGAGGAGAAACGTCAACTTGATCTTGAGGAGAAGGTTGATAATCTCATAAGATACTTATCTGATGTTTAACTTGTATGCTTTCTCTCATAAGATATTAACAAGTTTTCTCTCTGATTCTACTGTTATGTGTCAGCCTCTTCAATCAAGTTGAAATATACCTTGACTGATGCTATGCTAGTGTAGGATAGTATTCATAGAGCTGTCTAAGCTTTACTTCTGTAGTTCTTTAGGCTATAGAGAGATTTGGTTTCAATAGGGAGCTCGTGTTGTCTTTGATTACTTGAAAGTCAAATTTTACCAAAAACAAAGTCAATGTTTACCATGGATAGAAGAATTGGTGATATCTTTTAGTAAAAGTTGCAAGCTTTCTCCTAAACATCCTACTGACTAATCTTCATTGCTTCAATCAAGGTAGGTCAGCTGAGGATGAAATAGAGTTGATTCAAGCTTTGTCTCTGAAATTATTAGCCATGATGCTTCTTAATGTGATAATCGGCCCTATTTATAAACCCTTTGCATTTTGGTTTCTAATGTGATTTACATTAAAACTTTGTTCCTTTTAATTGCTTTTTTCTAATGCATTGTTCTTGGAACTTTCAGCATTTAGCAGAGTCTCTAAGGTCCTTATTCAAGGAGAAGGAATCTTTATTGGAAGACTATGATTGCTTGAAAGTAAAACTTGCAGAGGAATATGAGCAGCAGCGAAAACTTAGAAGCTCGTATCAACGTGAAGCTGAAGTACTATATGAAGTTAACAGCAAGATTAAAGCGTATATTTCTGAGCCATGAAATTTAAGCTTGCTCTTATGTGCCATTGAACTTTAatggaagttttttttttttttccttccagGTATTATGACTTAAAGAAAGGGGAGAAACTAAAGGAACTGCGAGAACAGCAGTCTGTGATGGAATCTCAACTTCTCAACTTTGATGCTAGGAAACAGGAAATATTGGCTGAGCTAAACAAAAGTAAAGACTTGATGCGTAATCAAGATCAATTAAGACGTAACATTGAGGATAACTTGAATTACAGGAAAACAAAAGCTGAAGTAGATGTGCTTTCTCGTGAAATTGAGTCACTGCAAGAGAGAATAATGGAGATTGGTGGTATTTTCAAATTTGAAGGTGAAATACGAAAAATTTCGGAAGAAAGGGAGAGACTTCTTTCAGAGGTAAGTGTGGTTCTCACTGGCATCTTTGTATGTTGACCTTCTTTATTATGTCCATCCACAGATAACTTTTAATCTTTGGCTAGCATGCCATTGATTTTGCCCTGTTGAATTGATATGGACCTACAGTTctttatcatcattttcattcaatgTGTGAAAAAGGGGTAGTGGATTTATTATTGTCTCTTTCATTGTGCGTTATTGTCATTCACTCATTGAGTTCACTTCACCATCTCTAttattaaggtttttttttttttttaaaagtgttTAATGTATCTGTCTGAGAGTTGTAAGATGTATCTATTTTTCTACAGCTCAACAGATGCCGAGGAACAATGTCCGTTTACCAGAGTAATATTTCGAAGAACAAAGCTGAACTTAAACAAGCACAATACAAGGACATTGACAAGCGGTACTTTGATCAGCTAATCCAGCTCAAGGTgacaattattttaattataatgctGATTTAACCTTTGTTACTCGGTTTTATATGTTATGAACTTGCATGCTGTATGACAGACGACTGAGATGGCAAACAAGGATCTCGACAGATACTACAACGCACTTGACAAGTATGCGATTTGCTCAATTTTCGATTTGTCTTTCTAATTACATGCGCAACTAGAAATTTAGATTGTGATTTCTTTCCAAAAATGTTCCAGAATGGTTCTTTAATTGCTACCAGACTAAAGAACTTTGAATCATCTGTTAAGTGTAAATACAAAAATCTGTTCTTGCTTTTTAATAACCATGTTTTCTTTTTGGACACCACTTCTTGTTTGCAGAGCACTTATGCGCTTCCATTCTATGAAAATGGAGGAAATAAACAAAATTATAAGAGAATTGTGGCAGCAAACATACAGAGGACAAGATATAGATTATATTAGCATTCATTCGGATTCTGAAGGTGCTGGAACTCGTTCTTACAGCTACAAGGTAAGGCCTTTCATTTATTtcttacttcttttttttttttttttccaaaatttcgtTATGTCATTCCTTTTGCTCCCTCCAAACAGGTTCTTATGCAAACCGGTGATGCTGAGCTTGAAATGAGAGGGCGCTGTAGTGCAGGTCAAAAAGTGAGTGATCATCAGTCGTGGCGTGTGAAAATAAGTTGTAATGTATTAGTTACTTTATTAGCATCATTGAGCGAATGAAACATCATGGAATTTACTGCTTGTTTCAGGTTCTTGCTTCTCTAATCATACGGTTGGCTTTAGCCGAGACATTTTGCCTCAACTGTGGAATCTTAGCATTAGATGAACCAACCACAAATTTGGACGGCCCAAATGCAGAGAGTCTAGCTGCAGCTCTCCATAGGTATGTACACCTTCGTCTTTCCTTCTCGTATTTATTTCACCAAGGCAGTGCCTTAACATATACCAATTATTCCATTTCCTCTTTGGTCCAGAATCATGGAGGACAGAAAAGGCCAGGAGAATTTTCAGCTGATAGTAATCACTCATGACGAGCGCTTTGCTCAATTGATCGGTCAACGGCAACACGCAGAGAAATATTATCGTGTTGCAAAAGACGACCAGTAAGGCTTTGTCGTTTATTCTTCTAAGTTTCTTATTTTTTTCTGTAATATCCAGTCTTTCTGATTCAAACCATCTTTTCTGCCTCATTTTCCCAGTCAGCATAGTATAATTGAAGCCCAGGAGATATTTGATTGAATTCTTTCAACGGGTTTTCCTCGATACTTCATCTCCAGAGCGCCGTTTCATCGAGATTGAATCTGTACATGCAACCCGATGCTGCTCCTGAAATCAAAGTGAGGGGTTTGTTTGTTATATGTAGAGTTTATAAATGTAGTAACTAAATACATTATCCATTTTCCTTGTCATACAGGTTGTGTTGTGTATTTCAAGTTCTTGCCAtggaaatgcaaaaaaaaaaaaaaaaccactgtAGGATTATATTTAGGCACACTGCATGCTTTTTGAACTTAGTAGCAGTGGAGCATAATGTAGAAATCAGTGAAAAATATAGAAAACTTTCACAAAATTGTGAATGTGAAATGTTCTTCAGATTGGTCGGGCCGTAGGCCGATTTCTTCTCCAAGGTTTTTACTGAAGCCCGAATCAAACCGGACCCCAACGTAGCTCACTAGGTCGATTTATTATtccaaaaatattgaaaatacttttataattaaattaaaataaaacaaattatttattcttttgaaggatttataattataatataaactACAAATAATACATGTCATGGCAATTAAAATTAGATCAAACTCAATATAAATTATAAGATCAGGATATATTATGATTAGAATAAATTCCAATGGCACTAATccgaaaaatatatattttggataatatgaatttttttcttaaatatatatgaaaatagattgtACTATATAATCCGAAAAATAGATtgtattatatgaaaatatatatgaaaatgGTTAAAGTGTTTATCACTTTAAATGTGACTTGGATACAAATTTCACTAATTTGTCTTGTTGTTAGGATTTTGATTTTCTCCTTGTAattcaataaatatatataaattataccaCAAAATTATCAACAATCAACATAGTAATTTGACTAACCATTTCCATAATTATTTTAAAAGAgtcaaataatttaaatatcaaattgcTTTTGAACTCAAAATTACACATTTCCTTAGGGGTAAATTACATTAGTAATCActtgattatatatttttttctttttcggtcacacaattataaaatttacaaaatagtAATTCactattcaattttatctttttaatcaCCCAACTATCTTGGATTTTTAATGTTTTCATTTTTACTTGGtgaccattttataatttttcataattgagtgataaaaattttaataattgaataattattgtataaattttcattattaaatgataaaaaataattttataacttttcacacttcaatgataaaaatatataattagagTAATTCCGCTTCCTGTTGCGTGCCTTTCGCATCACCATTTCATTTACTCAATTTACATTatattaaaaagaaattaaaaacaaaataatgagttaaatgtaaaattatgttacACAGCTATTACATAAATAATATAGGAAATTGTCAACGCGAATTTATAGTTaaacttatataattataaaatagggTTAATTTCACTGTATGTccctaaataataattcaaattttaaaatgatcTCAAACTTCAAAATATTAAGATCGTATTAATTAGGTTTTTCTTTTACCATTAGCTTAGACACATGTATGTATCTTATGTTATGAATGATAAGACTGAGGTGTTCAAAAAAAGAAATAGGCCTAATCGGTACAATACAAATATTTCGAAGTTcaattaaaatgttttgaaatgtgAGGATCAACTTAAAATTTGAGAAATAGTTTAGGGAAATTGGTGTAATTAACCCTATAATATATCTTTTTCAacctatttatttgcatgcattGGTTCTAAAGCACATCCCATCGCCATTTATACCACTCTGCCATTCTTTTTCTATCATTGCTACGTTGATCATTTCTTTACCAAAGAGGAGGGGTGCTTTTGTGTGCTTTGTTCTCACTTTTCACTTTCACCAATGGCTCTTTCAGTCGATAAAACCTCCGGCGGCCGTGAATACAAGGTGAAAGACATGTCTCAAGCCGATTTCGGCCGTCTCGAGATCGATTTAGCCGAGGTCGAAATGCCTGGTCTAATGGCATGTAGAACTGAATTCGGCCCTTCTCAACCTTTCAAAGGAGCCAAAATCACCGGTTCACTTCACATGACAATCCAAACCGCCGTCCTCATCGAAACCTTAACCGCATTAGGAGCCGAAGTCCGTTGGTGTTCTTGCAACATTTTCTCAACCCAAGACCACGCCGCCGCCGTCATCGCTCGTGACTCCGCTTCTGTATTCGCTTGGAAAGGCGAAACTCTCCAAGAATACTGGTGGTGTACCGAGAAATCCCTCGATTGGGGTTCCGGTGGTGGACCTGATTTGATCGTTGATGATGGTGGGGATGTTACGATGCTGATCCATGAAGGGGTTAAAGCAGAGGAAGCTTATGAGAAAACCGGGAAGGTACCGGACCCGACGTCGAGCGATAACGCTGAGTTTCAGATCGTATTGACGATAATTAAAGATGGGTTGGCAGCAAATCCGAAGAAATATACGAAGATGAAGGAGAGATTGGTTGGTGTTTCTGAAGAAACCACGACTGGGGTTAAAAGGCTTTATCAAATGCAGGCTAATGGAACCTTGTTGTTCCCTGCTATTAATGTCAATGACTCTGTCACCAAGAGCAAggtatatatttcttttatttctgaTTTAATTTCCCAATTTATTTTCTTCATAGTGAATCTGGTTTTATTTTATGATGCACAGATATATTGAAAATCATTTCAAATTGCTTTGAGTGATCGAGTCTGCTATTTGCTTGATGTTTTCTTCACCGTTAgtagtatttttattttgggtaatTGCACCTAAGTCCCCTAAACTATCAACCAGATTTTGAATTCGACCCTAAATTTCTAAGATACTTTGGTCAGTCTAGTTGTCAACCATCAATTTGCGCATTAAAAGCGAATTAGGATTTAATGTGGTCCATCAAAATCTCAGGAACTCAACCTTCGGCTCATATATGCTCACTCACTCTTGGTTAATTAATGGAATTATGATTTTAAATGTCATTTATGTATTATGATCCAATTGTATAGTTATGATTTGATTATATGGAACAGTTTGATAACTTGTATGGTTGCCGCCACTCTCTTCCTGATGGTTTAATGAGAGCCACCGATGTTATGATTGCCGGCAAAGTCGCCGTTGTCTGCGGTTACGGTGATGTCGGCAAGGGTTGTGCCTCAGCCTTGAAACAAGCCGGAGCTCGTGTCATCGTGACCGAGATTGATCCAATCTGTGCCCTTCAAGCTCTCATGGAAGGACTCCAAGTCCTAACTCTTGAAGATGTTCTACCAACAGCTGATATCTTTGTCACCACAACAGGTAACAAGGACATCATCATGGTTGATCACATGAAGAAGATGAAAAACAACGCCATCGTTTGCAACATCGGTCATTTCGATAACGAGATCGACATGTTAGGCCTCGAGAATCATCCAGGTGTCAAACGAATCACCATCAAGCCTCAAACCGATAGGTGGGTATTCCCCGATACCAAGACAGGTATCATCGTGTTAGCCGAAGGGCGTCTCATGAACTTAGGATGTGCTACCGGTCATCCTAGCTTCGTGATGTCTTGTTCGTTCACGAACCAAGTGATTGCACAGCTCGAGCTATGGAAGGAGAAATCAAGCGGAAAATACGAGAAGAAGGTATACGTTTTGCCGAAACATCTCGATGAGAAAGTCGCTGCTCTTCACCTTGGGAAACTTGGGGCTAAGCTCACTAAGCTTACCAAGGACCAAGCTGACTACATTAGTGTCCCAATTGAGGGTCCTTATAAGCCTCCTCATTACAGGTACTGAGGAGAGAATTTAAGGCAGAATCAATAACGAAAACGGTACATTCCGACGATTCCATCGTTTGCATATTTTCATCTGAATTATTGTTAGATTGTTAGGTTTTTGATTAATGTAGGAGTTTTTGTTTGGGTCATGGGAAAGTTTTGGGGGTAATTGTCTTTCATTGGGAAAGTTTTAAATAAGGTATTGGGACAGTGTGGTAGATAAAATCATAATAGTTGCCATTGATGCAGTTATATTGCATCTGATCCATTTATCAATTAATTATATATCCAAAAGAAGTAATTTGATTTCACttgtttattaaatatttattaataatatttaattatgctTGGTGGATCTGGTTGAATTTTTATTAagatttttatgtattttaattgGTTTTGGAGGATTATATTTTATACACATTTTATTATGTATTCACCAACTAAATATAATGGTGTAAATCATATTATAGTGTATAAGATAATCATGTCATGcacattataaaaatattactatcatattttaaattaatatcatATAATTTAGTTAAGCTTAcccttaaaattaatatattttaattattataaaaataattattttatttatttatagataaatttaaaaaattaattttaaaagtacaAAGATGAAATATTCCCGAGCACAAAATAGAGACTACGTCATCCTGAATTCTTTTCTAATAATTTAATGTCATTTCAGTTAATTTTTCATGCATTGAtatataattttggtaattttttatttgGAATTTAAAATCTAAACTTTGAATTAAAGGTCTaagtttagataaaaatattacTAAAATTACATATGAAtcacataaaataaattaatgaaatatcttTTAATAATTGAAAAAATATACAGTACGTGATACAATCCTTTCTCTTCCCTAACTAGATAAAATGTACGGAATATACATTCATAACCAGACACGTCGCACTGAGAAAAAAAAACCCACACAACATTCAGTTTCGTATTAGGCTATTAGCCATTAATTACAGAAGATTTTCACAATGTTCATATGAATATATATAGTTTGATATTTTATGtaaggaaaaaaaaagggaatataGAGAGAAATTGGAATGGGGGAAGAAATAGGGTGTTGCAAGAGAACAGGACCAGGATATGCAACTCCATTGGAAGCCATGTCTGGTCCTAAAGAAGCTCTTCTTTATGTTACTTGTGTTTATAATGGTAAAATTCTATTACTTTTCTTTCAAACCAAACATGTTTTAAGTATAACTACTTATGTCCATCTATGTGGTTTGTTATTTTAGGTTTTTACAACGGATTTGTATGTATCCATGCAGGAACGGGAAGGGAGAAGCCTGATTTTCTGGCAACGGTTGATGTAGATCCGAATTCACCAACTTATTCTAAAGTCATCCACAGACTATCTATGCCATATATAGGTGATGAACTGCATCACTCTGGGTGGAATGCTTGCAGCTCTTGCCATGGTGATCCATCGGCCGATCGACGTTTTCTGGTCCTGCCTTCGTTTCTGTAAGGGACTATACatacaaacataccaaaattttatttttcttatatttggaAGATCATAGTATAATGATAGAGACGATATTTTACAACATAAACATATTTTAACTGTTCTGTATATACAATATGTTTAAGGTACCAAAGTTGCATTATACAGTTAATGTTCTGCTTGATTTAGGTCCAGTCGTGTCTATGTGATTGACACACAAAAGAATCCCAAGGCTCCCTCTTTGTATAAAGTTGTGCAGCCGGAGGATATCATTAAGAAAACCGGCCTAGCATATCTGCACACGTCTCACTGTCTTGCCTCCGGGGATATAATGATTTCGTGTCTCGGAGATAAAGATGGAAATGCCGAAGGAAGCGGATTTCTTCTCCTTGATTCCGAATTCAACATCAAAGGGAGGTAAAGCCGATAAACTGAATGAATGTTTAGAGGGTAAAATGATGGGGAATAACTGTCACTTCTTGTTCTTTAGGTGGGAGAAACCGGGGCATAGTCCTATATTCGGCTACGATTTTTGGTACCAACCTCGACATAAAACAATGATCAGCTCATCGTTTGGTGCTCCGACTGCCTTCACCCAAGGTTTCCATCTTCAGCATGTTGCAGAGGGTCTGTATGGGAGATATCTGCATGTGTATAGCTGGCCTGATGGTGAACTTAAACAAACGTTGGATCTCGGTGGTACCGGTTTCATGCCTTTAGAGGTGATTGATTACATGTTACAACTTCATTTTTAAGACTCGGTTTTGCTCGAAGGCAATACGTAGTTCTGTTTCATTTCCATTGCAGATAAGATTCCTGCATGATCCATCTAAAGATACAGGGTACGTCGGGTGCGCCTTGACGAGTAACATTGTTCGGTTTTTCAAAACTGAAGACGGATCATGGAGCCATCAGGTGGGATCTTATAATCTTTCATTACCAATGCTCATAAATTTGGACAAGCCTTATTATGTACTTGATTAACTTCTGCAGGTGGCAATCTCAGTGAAACCATTGAAGGTACAAAATTGGATACTTAAAGAATTGCCTGGATTTATAACTGACATCTTAATCTCTCTCGATGATCGGTTTCTGTATTTTGCCAACTGGCTGCACGGAGATATCCGACAATATAACATCGAGGACCCCAGAAATCCGGTCTTGGTTGGCCAAGTATGGGCTGGAGGATTGATTCAAAAGGGAAGCCCTCTAGCGGCCATGACAGAAGATGGTAAAACATGGCAATCCGATGTTCTGGAAATCCAGGTCTGTTCTAAATTCTAACATTCATATCAACTTGTCGGATTAATCATATTGATGCCAATCTATGATCATCATTATGTTGTTTACAGGGACATCGATTAAGAGGGGGACCGCAGATGATCCAATTAAGCTTAGACGGTAAGCGGCTATACGTGACGAACTCGGTATTCAGCACAATGGACCGACAGTTCTATCCAGAACTTGTGGAGAAAGGTTCCCACATGTTGCAGATCGACATCGACACTGAGAAAGGCGGCCTTAAAATAAACCCGAACTTTTTTGTCGATTTTGGAGCAGAACCTGATGGTCCTTGCCTGGCTCATGAGATGAGATATCCAGGTGGTGATTGTAGTTCAGATATTTGGATTTAAAGCATATGAAGAAACCAGTTTCAGCTATAAAGAACAATGAATGCAATATGCAAATTCTTAAAGAACATATCTTATTATAAACAACTCAAAGTAGTCAATAAAAACATGGCTATGGCTTCTTGAATTTGCCTGAAGAAAACAGGtaataacaaaacaaaataccACAAATTGAAAACATGGTACATGTTCCAATCACCAACCATAAAAGGTTGTCTAATGGAACGAACCATCTTCCGATCAAGGCGATCCCGTTGCCGATAAACGAAAATGAGATCTCTATCATCATATTCACAAGATGAACACCATGTGAAGACTGATGTTGATACCAAATGTAAATGGTGTAAAGAGATAATAACAAGACCCCCATGAAGAAGAACAAGTACCCTCTTGTTAAGTCGTTGTTGTTAAGCTCACAAATACTTGAAAGATGAGCACAGATGAAGAGGAAATGGTCCCAAAATAGATTGCTAAATGACTTCTCCATTTGTAGGCAATTACAGATGATGAAGAAACAACAAGGGACCGATGCGAAAGATGCTGATACTGTGGAAAAGTATGAGAGACTGAAATGTTGAGAGATGAGAATCACTGAGTGAACATAAAAAACCATGGATAAAAGCAATGAAAGCTTTGATGAATCCATGGTTTGCCATGGGTTTGCCATCTTCAAGTATGGAAAATGAAAAGAGCTTAATCTGATGGAAAAGAAACTGAGAAAAAAATGGGGATTTTGAGAGATTTAGATCAGTTGACTTTTAAGTTTATCAACATATTGTCAGTCAATGGGAAAGGTGAGGACAAGTTGGATAAAGAATAAGACAAGTTGACATGTTGCACATTCAACCATTGTAGTGGAAATCCGTAATGTGTATATACATGCAcattgcttatatatatatatatatattgttacatATTACAAATGGGGGGAAAGGGATGGCTACAACAGTGTTTGAACTTTGGTTTTTCGGTTTTTCCAGTCAATCTTTATACGAACAAACTGATGATTCTATTAAAGATTCTATTcattttttactgttaaaaaacCCAAACCTAATCTCAAAAGCCTAACATAACACGTATGAAGACAAGAAATAAATAATGGTAGGCTAAGCCATGTGATACTTTTGGAAACATCTACAGAAAAGGGTATAGAGCTAAAAGATGATGCCTTGGATAGATTGACCATTAGAAAATGACAGTTCAGTCTTAATTGTAAATTAACCTGTTCCTACTGTTCTCCACTTTAGATTAAACTAGCTAATTCAAACATAGTCATAGAACATCTTCAAAAACCCAGATTTTAACAAGCAAGCCCCAGATCTCCTAAAGATTAAACATGGATTTATATATAGGAAATTTAAGGTAAATGTTCTCTAATATACAATAAAAAACAGCTCAAACACATTAGCATTTGCAGAAGCAAGCTGTTAACAGTTAAAAAAAAGACATCAAATTTAggtcttctttcttcttcttcttcttcaggtTTTAGTACCTTTGATACCTCTAGCACATCTTGTAATAATCTCACAACCTCTACTATAAGGATTAGCTTGAGCAGCACCACAATCATAATAAGAAGAACCTGGTTTTTGACAAGGAACCATGTCCCTCCTCAATGTTTCATAACTAATGTACCTTCTTTGCATCAAAAGCAACCTCCTTTGGGTCTCTGATTCCATATCTTCACTTTCTAAACAATCTTCAAGCTTTTTGGAACAAGCCCTTCTCACCGTGGCATCAATTTCACTAGTTTTCAGTGCATTTTGGAGCTCTAAAATTGAGACAGCAACATAAGAATGAAGGAAAAGAAGGGGTAGAGTGAGGGTGATGAAGATCAGTTTGAGAATGGCCATTTTTGGGGGAGGGATTGAAGCTATTTTGGAGCTATGGCTTTCATGGAGGGGAGTGAAAATAAGACATAATAGGGTAGTTGGAGAAGTGATGGATGAAGACAAGAC encodes:
- the LOC108476274 gene encoding DNA repair protein RAD50 — translated: MSTVDKMLIKGIRSFDPENKNVIAFFKPLTLIVGPNGAGKTTIIECLKLSCTGELPPNARSGHSFIHDPKVAGETETKGQIKLRFKTAAGKDVVCIRSFQLTQKASKMEYKAIESVLQTLNPHTGEKVCLSYRCADMDREIPALMGVSKAILENVIFVHQDEANWPLQDPSTLKKKFDDIFSATRYTKALEVIKKLHKDQAQEIKAYKLKLEHLQTLKDAAYKHRESIAQDQEKTESLKSQIQVLEKNIEDLDAKIHNAELTLKDLRKLEDQKSTKTAERSTLFKEQQRQYAALAEENEDTDEELMEWKTKFDERIMLLDNKIQKMESNQQDLNEESSACRRKLETYIGEIGKLQRDAETLVLSKKDRDTAIEQLFARLNLGSTPNSPFSDEVALNLTRQIEVRLMELERDLDEKKQSNDKKLKTAWDCYTGASERYNIAEAQKKAKLEIKGSVSKRLEETKSNRDFLEIQISDVNLSSLDDREKNLQVEIDRKSKQLDERNHDKIVEQKQLEVFAIDQKIKVLSHERDLAAGEATERMELSISTRELENKKKQHKKIIEEYKDRIRVVLKGRVPPDKDLKREVTRALSGVQKEYDELSTKSSEAEKEVNILQMKIDEINSNLSKHKKEMDSRKKFLEARLNSLEKQSFTIDSYPQVLETAKEKKDVHKSKYNIADGMRQMFDPFERVARAHHICPCCERPFSAEEEDEFVKKQRVKAASSAEHMKVLAVESSNAESYFQQLDKLRMVYEEYIKTVKEAIPLAEKKLLELNEELDQKSQAHDDVLGVLAQIKMDKDSIESLVGPVETADRIFQEIQGLQAKVEGLEYKFDIRGQGGARTVEDIQSELNDLQSKRDVLLKEVDDLRTEQRYMEKDLQSVKTRWHDIREKKVEVANTLRDFKKAEEELEHLSEEKRQLDLEEKHLAESLRSLFKEKESLLEDYDCLKVKLAEEYEQQRKLRSSYQREAEVLYEVNSKIKAYYDLKKGEKLKELREQQSVMESQLLNFDARKQEILAELNKSKDLMRNQDQLRRNIEDNLNYRKTKAEVDVLSREIESLQERIMEIGGIFKFEGEIRKISEERERLLSELNRCRGTMSVYQSNISKNKAELKQAQYKDIDKRYFDQLIQLKTTEMANKDLDRYYNALDKALMRFHSMKMEEINKIIRELWQQTYRGQDIDYISIHSDSEGAGTRSYSYKVLMQTGDAELEMRGRCSAGQKVLASLIIRLALAETFCLNCGILALDEPTTNLDGPNAESLAAALHRIMEDRKGQENFQLIVITHDERFAQLIGQRQHAEKYYRVAKDDHQHSIIEAQEIFD
- the LOC108474868 gene encoding adenosylhomocysteinase 1-like, which translates into the protein MALSVDKTSGGREYKVKDMSQADFGRLEIDLAEVEMPGLMACRTEFGPSQPFKGAKITGSLHMTIQTAVLIETLTALGAEVRWCSCNIFSTQDHAAAVIARDSASVFAWKGETLQEYWWCTEKSLDWGSGGGPDLIVDDGGDVTMLIHEGVKAEEAYEKTGKVPDPTSSDNAEFQIVLTIIKDGLAANPKKYTKMKERLVGVSEETTTGVKRLYQMQANGTLLFPAINVNDSVTKSKFDNLYGCRHSLPDGLMRATDVMIAGKVAVVCGYGDVGKGCASALKQAGARVIVTEIDPICALQALMEGLQVLTLEDVLPTADIFVTTTGNKDIIMVDHMKKMKNNAIVCNIGHFDNEIDMLGLENHPGVKRITIKPQTDRWVFPDTKTGIIVLAEGRLMNLGCATGHPSFVMSCSFTNQVIAQLELWKEKSSGKYEKKVYVLPKHLDEKVAALHLGKLGAKLTKLTKDQADYISVPIEGPYKPPHYRY